The genomic region TCCCACAATTCAAAGctgcaataacgagtgtacaatTTGTGTACGCTCAAAAGCTATataatacccataatgcactgtgagagTCGCGCCGACTCGCGCGTCGAATGAATTCCTGCGTCTgacccatagaccgtaaaaaaatatggacgactcgacatcatccgtttccgcttggcagagttgaagctttcaggcagccttgcacggcgcggacatcttgggaccgagtctgcgcagtagcgatttcgggaccggagttgcgcagtagagcgcaggaagtagagcaggaagtacagtcgcgatatcaaaagcccgcccacactctcgcagatgcagaacaattaataatgttggtgtgaaataaacagttatggaaatgtagaaattaaagctaaagctctaatctgttcccaaaaattccgaaaaaagtccgttagagactcagtgacaacttcactcagagaagccgtcagtctcagctgtcaatcatgacgtcacaccccccgtttttatagcatcaaataactaactcaaagtaaacttatttttaaaacgaacacctgaaatgaaatcatcgtgatgataactgccttcagtgacataaactaactttggggaaacatttttaaagtgtaattttattatttagtttgcctcgcgtccattagaaaacacagaggggcggctatactgggaccggtcaccggggggcgatcgaggcgcgaaagcttcagtaaatgagagggagactgcaggcttggtctgACCACGACCAGGCAGTGACCACAAGATGGCGCCCGCAGCTTTTCCAAACCGCTTTTCCATCGTTGCTACAGCGTATACAGGTatgaattcatttttattgataattcaattgtattttatatattctAGTTTCCACGAGAGTTCAAGATAAATCTTTTCATTTTCTGTAGTTGCAAGTTTGCTAcgtttcaaatgattattaaacatCAAGCACAAAAACGACAGCCCTAGCTTCCGGCATCAATCCgaattcactcactcgttttcattcactccttcgagtggactatattagtggagtaatgcagggaatagtgaatgagtgtaTCGGGGGTGATTTCGAAAAGCTGAGCGCAATCTTCTAGGTGGCATAAAACTGCAGTGCATTAGCTCTGGGATGCATTGGGAACCACAGTAGCtaattaaataaagaaaaaagatcTCAGTTTAGCTGAAAATCAATCATAAAACATTTACTAGAACTTATAACTGGTGAAACCTTACGGAGAAAATCAATGTCCCTCTCAATTTATGTGAATCAATGCACtgtaaattgctgtctcagCTAACAAACATAACATAGTCTAACGTTACTGcaatttttaaagagaaaactgAAAATTCAGTCAAGTCAAATATGTATAAATCTTTCtaatgtggattttttttttttttatcaatacaATGAAAGCCAAAGTTATTGTGCTCACACTGGGTTAGTAATGACATGATTgtgagtaaattacattttttctttcacCTGTACAAAAGAAAACTTTCGGTCTATGAGTCAAGGCTATTCATTgtcaaaaagagaaaaatctatGGCatgataaattatttaaaagacTATCAGTTTCTTCATGGTCCGTTTTCTCGGTAGCCATGGCAAGGCCACATGCATTATTAACATGTACAGGAACACTGGTGGCGAAGCTGACGGTAACAGATCAGACCTCTTTCCGGGTCTACTCGCTGTGCATGGGCTCTGGGTGAAATAATGGAGCAATACCGGGGCTAACTATATTCATCCACCCATGAATCCGAGGGATTAAAATATCCTTTTCTTTTTGGACCATGTAAGTCGACGCAATGGAGGAGGCTTTGTTGACACCGGAGGATGGGAAGAGGCAGAAGAGGGTGAGATTTCGGGTGGCCTCAGGGAACAGCGGGCGGGTTTTGAAAGAGATGTTTAAGGATGAAGGGCCATCGGATTCCCTGGATTCAGACTGCACCAGCTGCTCCGAGGCAGACCGGGCCAGCACTCCATCCACCAGCGGGGAGGCGAACGGCCACCTCTGTGGATTCTTGGGGTCGGAGCTGGATGACAGCGGAAGTGAGCCGGATGACTTGCTGATGTTTGCAGGGGGGAGAGACAAAGTGTTGAGTTCCAAACGAGTGAATATCCTCAGTAAAAATGGGACGGTTCGAGGAGTCAAGCACAAAGTCAGTGCTGGCCAAATACTCTTTGATAACTTGGCTAAAAACAATGGGGTAAGTCAGGGTGAGCTTTCACTTCATCTCAAGCTAAAACCTTTCATCTTTGACTGTGGACGCCAATGCACATCAAATGGCAAACATTACAATTATCAGACTATTCACAGTTGCTCAAAAGCTTTCAAGAATTGTCTTGTGTCCTCAACAGGGTTAGAACTTCTTTCCTCAGCCGCTATATTGGTTACAGAGCCTGTTCTCTTCTTCTCTCAGGTTTTGCCAGACAAACAAGCTGTCCAACTGGGCAAGATCACTGTACTATTAAAGATTAATGATGCATTTCTTTAAGTGTTTTGGCTAAGTTAATCATCTTAATGTATCCTCAGGACCTCTGCTTTGTTGTCGAGCACTAAAACACTTGCTGAAAGCTTATGTCTGATATCAGATGTAATTCTATACCATTTTTAACAGAGGGTAAATAGGGATTCAATTGATTTTCAGGAACCTGATAAAACTActatataaaaggtcattatttaaataatggtATACTATATGGAGCCCATACATTTGCAAAAAATGAGACGGGAGGAAATATACGTCAAAGCCTTTGCATTCGCTCACAAAAATGCTGCGTTACCCATCTTTCATGAGAATAAAAAGGCTATTGTGTTCCCCCAAGAAACTTTGCATTTGCTCAAGAGAAAGACTTTTGCATTAGCTCTAAACAAATGCTTTTGTATTCCTTCAAGACACTTTGCATAAGTTTTGCAAGCGAATGCAAGGTTTCTGCTCGCAGAACTGTGACCTCTTACAAAATGATCACTTTTTCCTCAGTGAAGTTCACTCACAAAAGTGTTTGAAATATATGGTGTGTATACGCCATGTCGTAATAACTGTAATTTCTAAGCGTTGTATGCCACGTGAATGAATCTGCACCTGACCGCTGCAGATTCATTTGGCCATTGATAGTTTTGCCATAAATGAATAAATCCCAGTCAGAGGACATGAACAGCTTTGAGTATAATGTCACTTGTTATCTCTCTGATTTTCCATCATATACCCTTAAAGGCTtcttaaaaaaacattgaaGATGTTGATTCTTTAGTTTGGGCCTCTTTTAAATAGTGTCATTGGtttatataataaaacacacaccTTACTCTGCTAGTGAACTTGGGGGAACTGACAGGTGcaaaaatttcatttttgagaaCATTTCTAGCATCATTTGTTTGAGATGACACTTTtagtttaatatttgtaatcCAAAGGAATTAAATTCAGACATTCCTAAAGTGTCCTGTCCAAATATTCACTGTATTTTCTGCTTTTGCAACACTGAATCTTTATTACCACCCTTATCCACATGGTTCGTTATGTTAATATAGTAAAACGtgtaaatgatttgtgagctgCTATTTGATTTGTCAGATAAGGATAGTAAAAATCAGTAGTGagactgtaaattaaagtgcattataaattgGATTACTGCAGGTTTTATTGGCACTTCATGCTGTAATTTTAACAGTTAATACATGCTTGACTTAGAATGCTACTGTATTTGAACTATGATTGGAATTGGAATTGCTCTGTTTATGTTCCTACTGGAATCTGAGAGCCAGTACAATTTTTCCTCAACTAAAAAAAGTTTCTTGTAAGATCACGTCAACCAAACAAACTTGCACAAGGCAGTTCCAGGTCCATCCTTGCTCCAAAATGTCTGAAAGTTGAGTCTATTTTTGTTCTttgcaaagtaaaaaaaatagtttcacACTTCAGGGGAGCTGCTCGACTAAGAAAAGATGCTGAAGGTCAAACTCAAGAACAGTCAGTGACTCACTAAATCAATAGATGCTGTTCAACTGTTGCCTCAAGTTACCTGCAAAAGCTGCTGCAAACCTTAGAAAGCTAAATTAGCGCTTTCACTTACAGTTAGAATTGCACTTTAACGATATTGAACTGATCTATTCTTTTAACACTGAATATTTTGATGCAAATTCCTTTGCTCACTCTTGGAATCAAGTGAGATGTGCTTGATTACTATTGAGAGACTCTCGTCTAACACCAGACGTCTATGTTTTCTTTCTCTCAGCCAGAACTGACTCTAGAGTTCGGGCGAATTGTAATCTACACCACCAGTTTTCGAGTGGTCAGGACTACATTCGAGCGATGCGAGCTGGTCCGAAAAATCTTTCAGAACCACAGGGTGAAGTTCATAGAGAAGAACATTGCTTTAGACAGTGAATATGGAAAGGAACTGGAGACACGCTGCAAACGAGTGGGTGAACCTCCCTCACTGCCTGTGGTCTTCATTGATGGACACTACCTAGGGGTCAGTGATCAAACTAGTTTCAATATTCATCATACTGAACATAATTTGCCAGTGTTTGAACTCCGAATAATGATTTGCGTACGTTTTGCACATTCAGGGTGCAGAGAAAATACTTGCAATGAATGAATTAGGGGAGCTTCAGGATCTCCTCACCAAAATTGAGGTATtgatattttacagtaaaatatgtTTCAAAAAGGACTTTTTGtatagattaaacattttggTTTGCACACCTGTAACTAATAGATAGGTGCATAGGACGAAAGATACCCAAATCTAAAAAATCTCAATAATCAAACAAAAGTAAATCCTGCACACTATAGATACTCGCAAAAATTAGAAACTTTTTATTAGCAACGTTTCGGTATCATGACCTTCATCAGGCATATCCCTGATGAAGGTCATGAGACCGAAACGTTGCTAATAATAAAGTATCTATAGTGTGCGGAATTTACTTTTGTTTGATTATTGGGTTAACAGTTCTTAAAATAACCATTTCcacctttctttttttctttggttctttattttactttgcaTCTAAGGTTCTATGAAGAAACTTTAACTTCTGTAAATCCTTTCCATTTCTGCAAAAGGTTCTTTCGATTATTGAAAATTTCCTCATACCAAGAACTGTTCATTGAAAAGTAATTTGGGGGACCTATCTCTTTACTTTTAAAGtttagttagttcacccaaaaattaaaattctttcattaattactcaccttcatgccGTTCCAAAACtgtaaccttaattttatgaagcgacgagaatgcaaaacaaacaaaaataacgactttattcaacaattttgttctagcctgtgtcagtctcctacgcaGTTTCCGCTGTAATATACACCCATGCATTCACAACAGAAACTgcataggagactgacacaggctagaatgaaattgttgaataaaagtgtaatttttgtttacttttttttaacactaaaagtattctcgtcgtttcataaaattaaggttgaaccactgggatcacatggactatttttatTATGTCTTTACTACCTCTCTGGgttttgaaagtgttaattaaatcaCTGTCTATGGagaggtcagagagctctcggatttcataaaaaatatcttaatttgtcttctgaagatgaacgaaggtcttacggtacgacatgagggtaagtaattaatgacagaattttcatttttgggtgaactatacctttaagggTGAGGtgtgaaaaatgttttaaaaattagAACACTTTCTATTCTAGTAAACATTTACTATATTAATTTGACAGAAATGAatctgttctttttttcttaacctgtattttgtatttgatATTCATTGAGTTATTTTAGGGTAAATGGAAATGTCTGTATAATGGGTATTGTCCTGGTAATTTTCTGTCAGTACATTATCTGTTTtttataagtttttttttaaatgttgtttgaaGTGCATAAAACActttttgtttaattaaaatgttccaTGGATGTtgaaggttcttcatggaaccaataaagaacctttatttttaagtataGTAACCAATAGCAGACTCAAAAAATATTGCAAAGAACATTGATTAATTGCTCAAGGAAAGTCAAATCTGGTTTACTGCCATAGTTTATTCTGTAAATGAGAACAGAACCACTTATGTACACTTATGAGAGAAAAAGTTTATTATTGCTAGTCATTATATCTCTTTACACATACACTGTAAATATATCAGTGATTAATATTAATTGCATCACATTTTCTACATACCGTAGATACATTTAAATACTTTTCTATATGCTATTTGCAAACAAATAGTGTCAGTACATATAATTACAAACACTTtttaataaaaaggaaaaaaagaaatatacaGTGCAGAGCAGAGCAGCCCAAATAATGGATAAAGCCAAGATTGCATTTGtcttaatttataataaatatcacTAATATTGTATCTTAAAGAGCATCTGTATTCAAATTCACTATCATTTCTTCCTATCTGATCATAGAGGGTTCAGCACCCTGACACATGCCAGACGTGTGGGGGATTTGCCTTTGTCCCGTGCCCTATGTGCCATGGCAGCAAAATGTCTGTGTTTCGCAACTGCTTCACCGACTCCTTCAAAGCCCTGAAGTGCACAGCGTGCAACGAGAACGGTCTCCAGCCCTGCTCCAGCTGTTCTCACTAAGGTCCTCTTCAAGTGCCTGCAACCCCTTCCCAACACCATCTCCACCCCATAAGCCATGTATAAAACAAGAGATGCAGAAAGAACTGCTATTTgtgaataaatctttttttttatttttagaaaatgaaATTTGTGTCTACTggtgtagttttttttaaccatattttatatttgaaaatgattattattattacaacatAGGTTTTTTTTTGGTCACATGCCAACAGATGTCTGGCAGCATTACCCAATCCAACAGCACGGATGCTGTCTGtcactgtaaataaatatagcAATTAAGTAAATGAACTACTGGTTCAGAGAGGCATATCATCTTTCCGAGCCCTATGATCCCAGCGTGAACCAAAACTCAAAGCATTATCTGGGAAACATCAAAACAAGTGGTGCAATTCCCTACTGTGAAAAGCCCAGGactgacaaataaaaaaacacattatagtTTCATTATTTTCCAGCCAATCCGAGATTTTTTGTTACGTACAgtatatttaattattcaaacTTATGCAGGAATCAAATTGCCTGACATTGAAACAGGATGACCTAATGTCTGTATACGAATATCGCTTTTCAGTTCAATTACAGGGCTGATTAAACAAAGCTTCAAAtctattaataattaaaagaaGTCTAAATCAAGTGCATCACAATGataaaaagcaaacaaaaaatCAATCACCCATAAATGACGTCGGCAGAAATCCTTCAAAAACAGCTGGGCTGATATGGAAGTATATCTCTGTGCTTTCATAGCCCTGTACAATGCTGCTTGATTTTGGGTCTACAAGGCAGCATTGTAAAGAGGCTCAAAGCTCAGAGTCAACCATCTGTGTGTGATGCCTACTGAGGGAAAAACCACTGGCTGTCTCTCAAAATCTAGTGAGcaagaacagcattttttgaCATTATGTATGAGCAAATGGCTCATAATGTGGGTTTGATGCCCCTAATGCTGTCTAGCTCGTTAGGTTTTCCAGACACAGCCAGTGTCACATTAAGGTTAGCGAATAATAATACTGAAAggtaaaataacataaatatagTGATGTTTTCATTAATTCTGAATTAATAAAGGTGGAGGACGTGGCCTTCAAGACAAGGCCGATAGCGCCCCCTATTGTTGTTTTTGCTGTGACAAACATCAATAACAATAGGAAAATTCACACGAATATCAAATATCGACAGCCGAGAAACAATTCAAAGACGCAAACACGGGATATATAACAGTCAAACTCAAACAATACTGATACAATATTCATGTATTTGAGATAGCATATACTGTGAGCAAAACACAATTATATCGTGTCTGTCGTTTTATAAAGAAAACGCGAATTAAAAAAACGGCCGCCATGTACAAAATCGGCACATTTCAAAGAACCTCCGCAGAATCAGTGATTTATGTTGATGTATAAGAATGTCAACGACAATGtaattgtttt from Pseudorasbora parva isolate DD20220531a chromosome 11, ASM2467924v1, whole genome shotgun sequence harbors:
- the grxcr1a gene encoding glutaredoxin domain-containing cysteine-rich protein 1; this translates as MEEALLTPEDGKRQKRVRFRVASGNSGRVLKEMFKDEGPSDSLDSDCTSCSEADRASTPSTSGEANGHLCGFLGSELDDSGSEPDDLLMFAGGRDKVLSSKRVNILSKNGTVRGVKHKVSAGQILFDNLAKNNGPELTLEFGRIVIYTTSFRVVRTTFERCELVRKIFQNHRVKFIEKNIALDSEYGKELETRCKRVGEPPSLPVVFIDGHYLGGAEKILAMNELGELQDLLTKIERVQHPDTCQTCGGFAFVPCPMCHGSKMSVFRNCFTDSFKALKCTACNENGLQPCSSCSH